The Glycine soja cultivar W05 chromosome 6, ASM419377v2, whole genome shotgun sequence genome has a window encoding:
- the LOC114414713 gene encoding phosphatidate phosphatase PAH2-like isoform X1, translated as MQAVGRIISQGVVRFSGPFHPFGGAVDIVVVEQKDGTFKSSPWYVRFGKFQGVLKAREKVVDICVNGVQADFQMHLDHTGEAFFLREIDAQGQEEEDAILMFPSSSADDEADDHSRSHSLRSKSLNYDAAAAAEVVGRTTSSRRSRILGLVFGRRSLKREDGGAVGDGDGTENRVGSLERAQIAANLLDIKWSTNLSAEQGQDALANPSGDGEVVVENGELNEESCFDGECDLNGKEVMYDTAGSDVQVACVEMEVEACVEKGLNGEELSIDAPGKNSNETSSETSKLGVDCSSEQAHGEVNVHVHDDEVLHGSATVLLAEDTEAEEVIENAALEFYSRVQQTASSDSDDVRYNEVVVEEQPTSPKPQTVKMGLGHYSNEKKVEPNCVIKNVSSTLSSPSKASRRSSSPSSEDENFLFSDLDKSVINDRFERSFSPEHVDKEDHVSYGNDTEKLTAISNPIVIPRTIAAVEEVVQLSGSLPNISSGSDIMVEYDVHYPLSQSLDSNSTSLPWAFPGKDDLECLKSDEDKRNQLPHEEQGAKDYNDSGEFKGDPSTHNPSPGGSWRIWPFSLRRAGSSKSMLPPSPSNANNATFVNSPENTTSTDMNKNELKPNLMKKKVKEMTPTSEQLASLNLKDGMNTVTFTFSTAVLGKQQVDCRIYLWKWNTRIVISDVDGTITRSDVLGQFMPLVGIDWSQTGVAHLFSAIKENGYQLLFLSARSISQAYITRQFLVNLKQDGKVLPDGPVVISPDGLFPSLYREVIRRVPHEFKIACLEDIKALFPSDSSPFYAGFGNRDTDEISYLKVGIPLGKIFIINPRGEVVVNRRVDTKSYTSLHALVNGMFPPTSSSEQEDFNSWNFWKLPPPAMDI; from the exons ATGCAAGCGGTGGGTAGAATAATTAGTCAGGGCGTGGTCAGGTTTTCAGGGCCGTTTCATCCGTTTGGTGGCGCCGTTGATATTGTGGTGGTGGAACAGAAAGATGGTACTTTCAAGTCCTCTCCTTGGTACGTTCGATTCGGCAAATTCCAAGGGGTTTTGAAGGCAAGGGAAAAGGTTGTTGATATCTGTGTCAATGGGGTTCAAGCTGACTTCCAAATGCATCTTGATCATACAGGGGAAGCCTTTTTTCTCAGGGAAATCGATGCACAaggacaagaagaagaagatgctaTTTTGATGTTTCCGTCTTCTTCCGCTGATGATGAGGCAGATGATCACTCTCGCTCTCACTCTCTCAGGTCCAAGAGTTTGAATTATGATGCTGCAGCTGCTGCTGAGGTTGTGGGAAGGACTACTAGTTCTCGCCGCTCCCGGATACTTGGCCTTGTCTTTGGGAGAAGGTCTTTGAAGAGGGAAGATGGTGGGGCTGTTGGTGATGGTGATGGAACTGAGAACAGGGTTGGTTCCTTGGAGCGGGCCCAGATTGCGGCTAACTTGTTAGACATCAAGTGGTCCACCAATCTCTCCGCGGAACAAGGGCAAGATGCTCTTGCTAACCCGTCTGGGGATGGTGAGGTGGTTGTGGAGAATGGTGAATTGAATGAGGAATCTTGTTTTGATGGTGAGTGTGACTTGAATGGGAAGGAAGTCATGTATGATACTGCAGGGTCTGATGTGCAAGTTGCATGTGTGGAGATGGAGGTTGAGGCATGCGTAGAAAAGGGATTGAATGGAGAAGAGCTTTCTATTGATGCGCCGGGTAAAAATAGTAATGAAACATCATCAGAGACTTCCAAGTTGGGCGTGGATTGTTCTAGTGAACAAGCTCACGGGGAAGTTAATGTCCATGTCCACGATGATGAAGTCTTGCATGGTTCTGCAACTGTACTGCTAGCTGAG GATACAGAAGCTGAGGAAGTTATTGAGAATGCTGCTCTTGAGTTTTATTCTCGGGTTCAGCAAACAGCTAGTTCAGATTCTGATGATGTTAGGTACAATGAGGTGGTTGTTGAAGAGCAACCAACATCTCCAAAACCTCAAACTGTCAAAATGGGCCTAGGACATTATTCAAATGAGAAAAAAGTTGAGCCAAATTGTGTTATCAAAAATGTCTCTAGCACACTATCATCTCCAAGTAAAGCATCAAGGAGATCATCATCACCAAGTTCAGAGGACGAAAATTTCCTTTTTAGTGACCTTGACAAAAGTGTAATCAATGATCGATTCGAGAGATCATTCTCCCCTGAACATGTAGATAAAGAAGATCATGTTTCTTATGGGAATGACACTGAAAAGTTAACAGCAATATCCAATCCCATAGTCATTCCCAGAACCATAGCTGCGGTGGAGGAAGTTGTGCAGCTTTCGGGATCCTTGCCAAATATTTCTTCTGGTAGTGACATCATGGTCGAATACGATGTTCATTATCCTTTGAGTCAATCACTGGACTCAAATTCCACATCCTTGCCATGGGCATTTCCTGGAAAAGATGACTTGGAATGTCTAAAATCAGATGAAGACAAAAGAAACCAGTTACCACATGAGGAGCAAGGTGCTAAGGATTACAATGATTCTGGGGAATTCAAAG GAGATCCATCAACACACAACCCTTCCCCTGGTGGAAGTTGGAGAATTTGGCCTTTCTCCTTGAGGAGAGCAGGATCTAGCAAGTCTATGTTGCCGCCTTCTCCAAGTAATGCCAACAACGCTACTTTTGTTAATTCTCCAGAGAATACGACTAGTACTGATATGAACAAAAATGAGCTCAAACCCAATTTAATGAAAAAGAAGGTTAAGGAAATGACTCCAACCTCTGAACAGCTAGCCTCATTGAATCTGAAGGATGGGATGAATACTGTAACCTTCACCTTCTCTACAGCTGTGCTGGGGAAGCAGCAG GTTGACTGTCGAATCTATTTGTGGAAATGGAACACTCGTATAGTGATCTCAGATGTGGATGGTACAATTACAAG GTCAGATGTTCTTGGTCAGTTCATGCCTTTGGTTGGTATTGACTGGTCACAGACAGGTGTTGCACATTTATTCTCCGCAATCAAG GAAAATGGTTACCAACTGCTTTTTCTCAGTGCTCGTTCAATTTCTCAGGCCTATATTACACGGCAATTCTTAGTTAACCTTAAACAG GATGGAAAAGTTTTACCAGATGGTCCTGTTGTTATTTCCCCTGATGGACTTTTTCCCTCTCTATATCGAGAAG TTATTAGGAGGGTTCCTCATGAATTCAAAATTGCATGCTTAGAG GACATCAAGGCACTTTTTCCTTCTGATAGCAGTCCATTCTATGCTGGTTTTGGTAATAGGGATACTGATGAAATCAGCTACCTTAAGGTTGGAATTCCCCTAGGAAAAATCTTCATTATTAATCCCAGG GGAGAGGTGGTTGTAAACCGTCGTGTTGACACAAAATCATATACTTCTCTGCATGCTCTCGTGAATGGAATGTTCCCCCCTACTAGCTCTTCTGAGCAG GAGGACTTTAACTCATGGAATTTCTGGAAACTACCCCCTCCTGCCATGGATATTTGA
- the LOC114414713 gene encoding phosphatidate phosphatase PAH2-like isoform X2, translated as MQAVGRIISQGVVRFSGPFHPFGGAVDIVVVEQKDGTFKSSPWYVRFGKFQGVLKAREKVVDICVNGVQADFQMHLDHTGEAFFLREIDAQGQEEEDAILMFPSSSADDEADDHSRSHSLRSKSLNYDAAAAAEVVGRTTSSRRSRILGLVFGRRSLKREDGGAVGDGDGTENRVGSLERAQIAANLLDIKWSTNLSAEQGQDALANPSGDGEVVVENGELNEESCFDGECDLNGKEVMYDTAGSDVQVACVEMEVEACVEKGLNGEELSIDAPGKNSNETSSETSKLGVDCSSEQAHGEVNVHVHDDEVLHGSATVLLAEDTEAEEVIENAALEFYSRVQQTASSDSDDVRYNEVVVEEQPTSPKPQTVKMGLGHYSNEKKVEPNCVIKNVSSTLSSPSKASRRSSSPSSEDENFLFSDLDKSVINDRFERSFSPEHVDKEDHVSYGNDTEKLTAISNPIVIPRTIAAVEEVVQLSGSLPNISSGSDIMVEYDVHYPLSQSLDSNSTSLPWAFPGKDDLECLKSDEDKRNQLPHEEQGAKDYNDSGEFKGDPSTHNPSPGGSWRIWPFSLRRAGSSKSMLPPSPSNANNATFVNSPENTTSTDMNKNELKPNLMKKKVKEMTPTSEQLASLNLKDGMNTVTFTFSTAVLGKQQVDCRIYLWKWNTRIVISDVDGTITRSDVLGQFMPLVGIDWSQTGVAHLFSAIKENGYQLLFLSARSISQAYITRQFLVNLKQDGKVLPDGPVVISPDGLFPSLYREGGL; from the exons ATGCAAGCGGTGGGTAGAATAATTAGTCAGGGCGTGGTCAGGTTTTCAGGGCCGTTTCATCCGTTTGGTGGCGCCGTTGATATTGTGGTGGTGGAACAGAAAGATGGTACTTTCAAGTCCTCTCCTTGGTACGTTCGATTCGGCAAATTCCAAGGGGTTTTGAAGGCAAGGGAAAAGGTTGTTGATATCTGTGTCAATGGGGTTCAAGCTGACTTCCAAATGCATCTTGATCATACAGGGGAAGCCTTTTTTCTCAGGGAAATCGATGCACAaggacaagaagaagaagatgctaTTTTGATGTTTCCGTCTTCTTCCGCTGATGATGAGGCAGATGATCACTCTCGCTCTCACTCTCTCAGGTCCAAGAGTTTGAATTATGATGCTGCAGCTGCTGCTGAGGTTGTGGGAAGGACTACTAGTTCTCGCCGCTCCCGGATACTTGGCCTTGTCTTTGGGAGAAGGTCTTTGAAGAGGGAAGATGGTGGGGCTGTTGGTGATGGTGATGGAACTGAGAACAGGGTTGGTTCCTTGGAGCGGGCCCAGATTGCGGCTAACTTGTTAGACATCAAGTGGTCCACCAATCTCTCCGCGGAACAAGGGCAAGATGCTCTTGCTAACCCGTCTGGGGATGGTGAGGTGGTTGTGGAGAATGGTGAATTGAATGAGGAATCTTGTTTTGATGGTGAGTGTGACTTGAATGGGAAGGAAGTCATGTATGATACTGCAGGGTCTGATGTGCAAGTTGCATGTGTGGAGATGGAGGTTGAGGCATGCGTAGAAAAGGGATTGAATGGAGAAGAGCTTTCTATTGATGCGCCGGGTAAAAATAGTAATGAAACATCATCAGAGACTTCCAAGTTGGGCGTGGATTGTTCTAGTGAACAAGCTCACGGGGAAGTTAATGTCCATGTCCACGATGATGAAGTCTTGCATGGTTCTGCAACTGTACTGCTAGCTGAG GATACAGAAGCTGAGGAAGTTATTGAGAATGCTGCTCTTGAGTTTTATTCTCGGGTTCAGCAAACAGCTAGTTCAGATTCTGATGATGTTAGGTACAATGAGGTGGTTGTTGAAGAGCAACCAACATCTCCAAAACCTCAAACTGTCAAAATGGGCCTAGGACATTATTCAAATGAGAAAAAAGTTGAGCCAAATTGTGTTATCAAAAATGTCTCTAGCACACTATCATCTCCAAGTAAAGCATCAAGGAGATCATCATCACCAAGTTCAGAGGACGAAAATTTCCTTTTTAGTGACCTTGACAAAAGTGTAATCAATGATCGATTCGAGAGATCATTCTCCCCTGAACATGTAGATAAAGAAGATCATGTTTCTTATGGGAATGACACTGAAAAGTTAACAGCAATATCCAATCCCATAGTCATTCCCAGAACCATAGCTGCGGTGGAGGAAGTTGTGCAGCTTTCGGGATCCTTGCCAAATATTTCTTCTGGTAGTGACATCATGGTCGAATACGATGTTCATTATCCTTTGAGTCAATCACTGGACTCAAATTCCACATCCTTGCCATGGGCATTTCCTGGAAAAGATGACTTGGAATGTCTAAAATCAGATGAAGACAAAAGAAACCAGTTACCACATGAGGAGCAAGGTGCTAAGGATTACAATGATTCTGGGGAATTCAAAG GAGATCCATCAACACACAACCCTTCCCCTGGTGGAAGTTGGAGAATTTGGCCTTTCTCCTTGAGGAGAGCAGGATCTAGCAAGTCTATGTTGCCGCCTTCTCCAAGTAATGCCAACAACGCTACTTTTGTTAATTCTCCAGAGAATACGACTAGTACTGATATGAACAAAAATGAGCTCAAACCCAATTTAATGAAAAAGAAGGTTAAGGAAATGACTCCAACCTCTGAACAGCTAGCCTCATTGAATCTGAAGGATGGGATGAATACTGTAACCTTCACCTTCTCTACAGCTGTGCTGGGGAAGCAGCAG GTTGACTGTCGAATCTATTTGTGGAAATGGAACACTCGTATAGTGATCTCAGATGTGGATGGTACAATTACAAG GTCAGATGTTCTTGGTCAGTTCATGCCTTTGGTTGGTATTGACTGGTCACAGACAGGTGTTGCACATTTATTCTCCGCAATCAAG GAAAATGGTTACCAACTGCTTTTTCTCAGTGCTCGTTCAATTTCTCAGGCCTATATTACACGGCAATTCTTAGTTAACCTTAAACAG GATGGAAAAGTTTTACCAGATGGTCCTGTTGTTATTTCCCCTGATGGACTTTTTCCCTCTCTATATCGAGAAG GAGGACTTTAA
- the LOC114414715 gene encoding protein TIC 22, chloroplastic, with protein sequence MESRGHSNPLLSFSSFIHQHCVRLGSDLATRLDDTKRALAQSHHNLVFPKHALAHAATATLGSQHVAKSLVGTSVFTVSNSNNEFVLISDPDGAKSIGLLCFRQEDAEAFLAQVRSRSRELRSKARVVPITLDQVYMLKVEGIAFRFLPDPVQIRNALELKPVNKGGFDGVPVFQSELLVVKKRNKRYCPVYFSKEDIEQELSKVSRASRGPGVSQHIAVGSLEDVLRKMEMSERNSGWEDLIFIPPGKSRSQHIQELNE encoded by the exons ATGGAGTCGCGTGGACACTCAAACCCGCTTCTGTCATTTTCCAGCTTCATCCATCAACACTGCGTCCGCTTAGGGTCCGACCTCGCGACTCGTTTGGATGACACGAAGCGAGCCCTAGCTCAATCTCATCATAATCTTGTCTTCCCCAAACACGCCCTCGCCCACGCCGCCACTGCTACCCTGGGCTCCCAGCACGTGGCTAAGTCCCTCGTCGGCACCTCCGTTTTCACCGTCAGCAATTCCAACAATGAGTTCGTTCTTATCTCCGACCCCGACGGTGCCAAGTCCATTGGATTGCTTTGCTTTCGCCAAGAGGACGCCGAAGCCTTTCTCGCTCAG GTTCGATCACGGAGTAGAGAGCTTCGAAGCAAGGCTAGGGTTGTTCCAATTACTCTCGACCAG GTATACATGTTGAAGGTTGAAGGCATTGCCTTCCGATTCTTACCTGATCCTGTTCAAATAAGGAATGCTTTGGAG CTTAAACCAGTCAACAAGGGAGGTTTTGATGGAGTTCCTGTTTTTCag TCGGAGCTTTTGGTTGTGAAGAAGAGGAATAAGCGTTACTGCCCTGTGTATTTCTCTAAG GAGGATATTGAGCAGGAACTGTCCAAAGTTTCCAGGGCATCAAGAGGACCTGGTGTTTCTCAGCATATAGCG gTTGGTAGCTTGGAAGATGTACTGAGAAAAATGGAG ATGAGTGAAAGGAATTCAGGATGGGaggatttgatttttattccacCAGGAAAAAGTCGCTCTCAACACATACAAGAACTTAATGAATGA
- the LOC114414716 gene encoding protein WEAK CHLOROPLAST MOVEMENT UNDER BLUE LIGHT 1-like, with the protein MEDVEDKIPPVSSSKIAEETPLVEHVGDKLPSESSPKIAEETPLAEHVGDKLPSEASPKIAEETPLAEHVGDKLPSEFSSEIVEETLLAEHVGDNQPSASSLKIDEETPLAEHVIDNSESSSKTAEELPLAEHVIDKLPSESTTKIAGDMPLADPPEENTEVINPHGDQSSTEAPTIPLSNGKMEPGTHLPVDEFSELAVLPNASVDQTLIQDAAVDVTEKSQQVTSAEDSEPGAIENVSDMHESQDDVSNITADSDVDNEIRLSASSSETKDLQSDHNELTMAMGTVGSLPRAKLFDAKRGHIDTTAPFESVKEAVSKFGGIVDWKAHRIHTVERRTLVEQELEKAQEDIPEYKKQAEAAEQEKGQVLKELDSTKRLIEELKLNLERAQTEERQARQDSELAKLRVEEMEQGIADESSVAAKAQLEVAKARYTAAVSDLIAVKEELAALHKEYASLVTDRDVAIKKAEEAVAASKEVEKSVEDLTVELIAAKESLETTHAAHLEAEEQRIGTVMARDQDSLNWEKELKQAEEELQRLNQQISSAKELKSKLETASALLIDLKAELTAYMESKLKQEGGPEESEKKTHTDIQEAVASARKELEEVNLNIEKATAEVTILKVAATSLKSELEQEKSTLASIRQREGMASIAVASLEAELEKTRSEIALVQMKEKEAKEKMTELPKKLQLTAEETNEANLLAQAAREELQKVKAEAEQAKAGVSTFQSRLLAAQKEIEAAKASENLAIAAIKALQESESTRSKNQVDPSNGVTLSLEEYYELSKRAHEAEERANMRVAAANSEIDKAKESELKAFEKLDEVNREIAARRESLKLAMEKAEKAKEGKLGVEQELRNWRAESEQRRKASESGQGVVNQGKSPRGSFEGNQGVNNFDRTSDAGNPAHFMTSPKANVQADNDEGGSSPESKHGKKKKKSIFPRVLMFFARRKTHSTKSG; encoded by the exons ATGGAGGATGTTGAAGACAAGATACCCCCTGTCTCCTCTTCAAAAATTGCTGAAGAGACACCACTGGTAGAACATGTTGGAGACAAGCTACCATCTGAATCTTCTCCAAAAATTGCAGAAGAGACACCCCTGGCAGAACATGTTGGAGACAAGCTTCCATCTGAAGCTTCTCCAAAAATTGCTGAAGAGACACCACTGGCAGAACATGTTGGAGACAAGCTACCATCGGAATTCTCTTCAGAAATTGTTGAAGAGACACTACTGGCAGAACATGTTGGAGACAACCAACCATCTGCATCCTCTTTAAAAATTGATGAAGAGACACCACTGGCTGAACATGTGATAGACAACTCCGAATCCTCTTCTAAAACTGCTGAGGAGTTGCCACTGGCAGAACATGTTATCGACAAACTACCCTCTGAATCCACTACAAAAATTGCTGGAGACATGCCACTGGCAGACCCCCCTGAAGAAAATACTGAAGTGATAAACCCACATGGCGACCAATCTTCCACTGAAGCTCCAACAATCCCACTTAGTAATGGAAAAATGGAGCCTGGTACTCATTTGCCAGTGGACGAGTTCTCTGAATTAGCAGTGTTGCCAAATGCTTCTGTTGATCAAACTTTAATACAAGATGCTGCAGTTGATGTCACAGAAAAAAGCCAGCAGGTAACTTCAGCTGAAGATTCTGAACCAGGTGCTATAGAAAATGTCTCTGACATGCATGAATCGCAGGATGATGTTTCTAATATCACTGCTGACAGTGATGTTGATAATGAGATTAGACTCTCAGCTTCTTCTTCCGAAACAAAAGATTTGCAAAGTGATCACAATGAACTTACAATGGCTATGGGAACAGTTGGCTCACTCCCACGTGCCAAGCTGTTTGATGCAAAAAGAGGCCATATTGATACCACAGCTCCTTTTGAATCTGTCAAGGAAGCTGTTTCCAAGTTTGGAGGAATTGTGGATTGGAAGGCTCATAGGATCCACACTGTGGAG AGGCGCACCCTTGTAGAACAAGAACTTGAAAAGGCACAGGAGGATATCCCAGAGTACAAAAAACAAGCAGAGGCTGCTGAGCAGGAAAAAGGTCAAGTACTAAAGGAGTTAGACAGCACAAAGAGACTAATAGAAGAATTAAAACTTAACCTAGAGAGAGCACAAACAGAAGAGCGTCAAGCAAGACAGGACTCAGAACTTGCAAAGCTCAGAGTGGAAGAGATGGAGCAGGGTATTGCAGACGAATCAAGTGTTGCAGCCAAGGCCCAACTTGAGGTTGCCAAAGCCAGATATACAGCCGCTGTTTCAGATTTAATAGCTGTGAAAGAGGAGCTAGCAGCATTGCACAAAGAATACGCTTCCTTAGTGACTGATAGAGATGTAGCTATTAAGAAAGCTGAAGAGGCTGTTGCTGCATCAAAGGAAGTAGAGAAGTCTGTGGAAGATTTAACTGTTGAACTAATTGCTGCAAAAGAGTCATTGGAGACTACACACGCTGCACATTTGGAAGCAGAGGAACAAAGAATAGGAACAGTCATGGCAAGAGATCAAGATTCTCTCAATTGGGAGAAGGAACTTAAACAGGCAGAAGAAGAGCTCCAGAGACTCAACCAGCAAATTTCATCTGCGAAGGAACTCAAATCTAAACTGGAAACAGCCTCTGCTTTGCTGATTGATTTGAAAGCTGAATTAACTGCTTATATGGAATCAAAGTTAAAGCAAGAAGGAGGCCCAGAAGAATCAGAGAAAAAGACACACACTGACATACAAGAAGCAGTTGCATCAGCCAGAAAGGAACTTGAGGAAGTAAATCTTAACATCGAGAAAGCAACTGCTGAGGTTACTATCTTGAAGGTAGCTGCTACATCATTAAAATCGGAACTTGAACAAGAAAAATCAACTCTTGCCTCCATTAGGCAAAGAGAGGGAATGGCCTCCATTGCGGTTGCATCTCTGGAAGCTGAATTGGAAAAGACCAGATCAGAAATAGCTTTGGTTCAGATGAAGGAGAAAGAAGCTAAAGAGAAAATGACCGAGCTTCCCAAGAAACTACAACTAACAGCTGAAGAGACTAATGAAGCCAACTTGCTTGCTCAGGCAGCTCGTGAAGAGCTACAGAAAGTAAAGGCAGAGGCAGAGCAAGCCAAGGCTGGGGTAAGTACCTTCCAAAGTAGATTACTTGCAGCTCAAAAGGAGATAGAGGCTGCAAAGGCTTCTGAAAATTTGGCAATAGCAGCAATTAAAGCATTGCAAGAGAGTGAATCAACTAGAAGCAAGAATCAAGTGGACCCGTCCAATGGGGTAACACTTTCTTTGGAAGAGTACTATGAGCTTAGCAAACGAGCACATGAGGCAGAAGAGCGAGCCAATATGAGGGTTGCAGCTGCTAATTCTGAAATTGATAAAGCTAAGGAGTCTGAATtgaaagcctttgaaaagttagaCGAAGTGAATAGAGAGATAGCTGCTAGAAGGGAATCTTTGAAATTGGCAATGGAAAAGGCTGAGAAGGCAAAGGAAGGTAAATTAGGTGTGGAACAAGAATTGAGAAACTGGAGAGCTGAAAGTGAACAACGAAGAAAGGCCAGCGAGTCTGGCCAAGGAGTGGTAAACCAGGGTAAAAGCCCTAGGGGTAGTTTTGAGGGGAATCAGGGTGTAAATAATTTTGACCGCACTAGTGATGCAGGTAATCCTGCTCATTTCATGACAAGTCCAAAGGCCAATGTGCAAGCAGACAATGATGAAGGTGGATCATCCCCAGAATCAAAAcatggaaaaaagaagaagaagtcaaTTTTCCCTAGGGTTTTGATGTTCTTTGCTAGAAGAAAGACACATTCAACCAAATCAGGGTAA
- the LOC114414718 gene encoding photosystem I chlorophyll a/b-binding protein 5, chloroplastic-like, translating to MHVVVVKEANLSTGIGADNQKTMAVAIGRSFSIQPGSLFNNKSLDRGSPAGRLSWLGDGAAATPRYRQTCVGAQQRPTWLPGLDPPPHLDGTLAGDFGFDPLGLAEDPASLRWYVQAELVHCRFAMLGVFGILVTDLLRVTGISKIPVWFEAGAVKYDFANTKTLFLVQLVLMGFVETKRYMDFVSPGSQAKEGSFFGLEASLKGLEPGYPGGPLLNPLGLAKDINNAHDWKLKEIKNGRLAMVAMLGIFVQASVTHVGPIDNLVEHLSNPWHKTIIQTLANSSS from the exons ATGCATGTGGTTGTGGtgaaagaggcaaatttgagcACGGGAATAGGAGCAGATAATCAGAAAACAATGGCCGTAGCAATAGGAAGAAGCTTCTCCATTCAGCCCGGCTCTTTATTCAACAACAAGAGCTTGGATAGAGGTTCACCAGCTGGAAGATTATCGTGGCTTGGGGATGGTGCTGCTGCCACTCCACGTTATAGGCAAACTTGTGTTGGGGCGCAACAGCGACCTACATGGCTCCCAGGACTTGATCCCCCACCTCATCTTGATGGAAC TCTTGCTGGAGATTTTGGGTTCGACCCACTTGGACTTGCAGAGGATCCGGCAAGCTTAAGGTGGTATGTGCAGGCAGAGCTGGTTCATTGTCGCTTTGCAATGCTTGGGGTCTTCGGAATTCTAGTGACAGAT CTACTTCGCGTCACAGGAATTAGTAAGATACCGGTTTGGTTTGAAGCTGGTGCGGTAAAATACGACTTTGCCAATACAAAGACACTCTTCCTTGTTCAACTAGTTCTGATGGG GTTTGTGGAAACTAAAAGGTATATGGATTTTGTTAGTCCTGGATCTCAAGCTAAAGAGGGGTCCTTCTTTGGATTGGAAGCTTCACTGAAAGGCTTAGAGCCAGG GTACCCTGGGGGTCCTCTGCTAAATCCTCTTGGCCTAGCTAAAGATATTAATAACGCTCATGACTGGAAGCTTAAAGAGATTAAGAATG GGCGACTCGCAATGGTGGCAATGCTTGGCATCTTTGTACAAGCTTCAGTGACTCATGTTGGACCAATTGATAATCTTGTGGAGCATCTTTCCAATCCATGGCATAAAACAATTATTCAGACCCTTGCCAATTCTAGCTCTTAG